In the genome of Leptospira dzoumogneensis, one region contains:
- a CDS encoding cobyrinate a,c-diamide synthase: MIQEIKIPRILISGTGSGTGKTTITIALTKALQARGLKVSIFKCGPDYLDPGYHSFVTGKTCQNLDGWLMGKESVISTFIGASQGSDISIIEGVMGLFDGHSPNSEAGSTAEIAKWLQVPTIISIDASGMAATFSAIASGIKNYDPQVPIRGFVANFIGSKNHLSIIETASIPLPVLGGFPKSNDYSFPERHLGLRTAGPDILTEEKLSFWQNLSEQWLDLDRILEIANSAPPLSVKGSAEGRIRTKDCRIGVAYDEAFHFYYEENFKKLREEGAELVFFSPLKENKLPKVDGLYFGGGYPELFADNLSNNKDLMQEIGNFAASERPIYAECGGLMYLSSEIKNIEGQSFPMIGLIPGKAIMGPKLKSLGYVEVHTEKRTILGEAGIRFRGHQFRYSDLILENEDESLFSYHIRKRKSEQTTREGYTVSNVLASYVHAHWASNPEIPKNFITSCRRFKV, from the coding sequence ATGATACAAGAGATCAAAATACCTAGGATACTGATCTCCGGAACCGGCAGCGGCACCGGAAAAACAACCATTACGATCGCACTTACCAAGGCATTACAAGCCAGAGGCCTAAAAGTTTCCATATTCAAATGTGGCCCCGATTATTTAGATCCCGGCTATCATTCTTTCGTTACTGGAAAAACCTGTCAAAATCTGGATGGATGGTTGATGGGAAAGGAATCCGTAATTTCAACATTTATCGGCGCAAGCCAAGGATCGGATATTTCTATCATCGAAGGAGTGATGGGATTATTCGACGGTCATTCTCCGAATTCAGAAGCAGGCTCTACCGCTGAAATAGCAAAATGGCTGCAAGTCCCAACTATCATTTCAATAGATGCCTCAGGAATGGCGGCGACCTTTTCAGCAATTGCTTCCGGTATCAAAAATTATGATCCTCAAGTCCCTATCCGGGGTTTTGTCGCAAATTTTATAGGAAGCAAAAATCATCTTTCCATTATAGAAACTGCAAGTATTCCATTGCCTGTTTTAGGAGGATTTCCTAAGTCGAATGACTATTCTTTTCCGGAAAGACATTTGGGACTTCGTACTGCCGGTCCGGACATTCTAACGGAAGAAAAACTTTCCTTCTGGCAAAACCTATCGGAACAGTGGCTGGATCTAGATAGGATCTTAGAAATCGCAAATTCCGCACCTCCACTTTCAGTAAAAGGATCGGCCGAGGGCCGGATCAGGACAAAAGATTGCAGGATCGGAGTTGCTTACGATGAAGCATTCCATTTTTATTATGAAGAGAACTTCAAAAAATTAAGAGAAGAAGGAGCCGAACTTGTTTTCTTTTCCCCCTTAAAAGAAAACAAACTCCCGAAAGTAGACGGATTATATTTTGGGGGCGGATATCCGGAACTATTCGCTGATAATTTATCAAATAATAAAGACCTAATGCAAGAGATCGGAAATTTTGCAGCCTCGGAAAGGCCGATCTACGCAGAATGCGGAGGATTAATGTATCTTTCTTCCGAGATCAAAAACATAGAGGGACAAAGTTTTCCAATGATAGGACTTATTCCCGGCAAAGCGATCATGGGGCCCAAACTCAAAAGTTTAGGTTATGTGGAAGTTCACACTGAAAAAAGGACTATCCTAGGAGAAGCGGGCATCCGCTTTAGAGGACATCAATTCAGATATTCAGATCTAATTTTAGAAAATGAAGATGAGTCATTATTCTCCTATCATATCAGAAAACGAAAATCAGAACAAACTACTAGAGAAGGTTATACGGTTTCCAATGTTTTAGCAAGTTATGTACATGCACATTGGGCCTCAAATCCGGAGATCCCTAAAAACTTTATAACTTCTTGCAGGAGATTTAAAGTTTGA
- the cobO gene encoding cob(I)yrinic acid a,c-diamide adenosyltransferase, giving the protein MNPSQEKKGLILVFTGPGKGKTTAALGILFRALGRGMKCGVVQFLKGKWETGERKFAKTISDLDFHVMGLGFTWESDDLDRDKKAARSAWEKSCEMIFSENYKILIFDEITYAFHYGWLTPEEVSEVLSKKPANLHIVITGRNCPDLLTDMADLVTHVESPKHPYKNGIPAQIGIDY; this is encoded by the coding sequence ATGAATCCTTCTCAGGAAAAAAAAGGACTTATCTTAGTATTTACCGGTCCCGGAAAGGGAAAAACCACCGCTGCTCTAGGAATTCTGTTTAGGGCCTTAGGAAGAGGAATGAAATGCGGGGTTGTCCAATTTTTAAAAGGAAAATGGGAAACAGGAGAGAGAAAATTTGCTAAAACAATTTCAGATCTCGACTTCCATGTAATGGGACTTGGATTCACCTGGGAAAGTGACGATCTGGACAGGGACAAAAAAGCGGCAAGATCAGCCTGGGAAAAGTCATGCGAGATGATATTTTCAGAAAATTATAAAATACTCATATTCGATGAGATCACTTACGCCTTCCATTACGGATGGCTTACCCCGGAAGAAGTTTCAGAAGTTTTATCCAAAAAGCCGGCAAATCTGCACATAGTGATCACGGGCAGAAACTGCCCTGATCTTTTGACGGATATGGCGGATTTAGTCACTCATGTTGAATCTCCTAAACATCCTTATAAGAACGGGATCCCGGCTCAGATCGGGATAGATTATTAG
- the cobM gene encoding precorrin-4 C(11)-methyltransferase: protein MKVYIIGAGPGDPDLITIKGARLVETCPIVLYTGSLVPQRVIERAASTATVLDSSKMTLEDIISILEEAKKKDQDVARVHTGDPSIFGSTAEQMRKMDELGIPYEIVPGVSSFTAAAAMLGKELTLPEVSQSVIITRAEGRTPMPEKEKLATFASTGATLVFFLSVLHIRKIAEELIPHYGKDCPVSVVQKATWPEQKIVIGTLETIVSKVKEEKISATAIIFVGKVLDCHDFADSRLYASDFSHKFRKANKKQIVSETT from the coding sequence ATGAAAGTATATATCATCGGTGCCGGTCCTGGAGATCCGGATCTGATCACTATCAAAGGCGCAAGGCTTGTGGAAACCTGCCCTATCGTTCTTTATACGGGTTCACTTGTACCTCAAAGAGTGATAGAAAGAGCTGCTTCGACCGCAACAGTATTAGATTCTTCTAAAATGACCTTGGAAGATATCATTTCTATCTTGGAAGAAGCCAAGAAGAAGGACCAGGATGTTGCGAGAGTCCATACAGGAGACCCGTCCATTTTCGGATCCACGGCAGAACAAATGAGAAAAATGGATGAGCTGGGAATTCCTTACGAGATCGTTCCGGGAGTCTCCTCGTTCACTGCGGCTGCAGCGATGCTCGGCAAGGAGCTTACTCTTCCTGAAGTCTCTCAATCGGTAATCATCACTCGGGCAGAAGGAAGAACCCCTATGCCTGAAAAAGAGAAACTAGCAACTTTTGCCTCCACAGGAGCGACCCTAGTATTCTTTTTAAGTGTTTTACATATTCGTAAAATTGCAGAAGAACTTATCCCTCATTACGGCAAGGATTGTCCTGTTTCCGTGGTACAGAAGGCCACTTGGCCGGAACAAAAAATAGTGATCGGAACATTGGAAACTATAGTATCTAAGGTGAAAGAAGAAAAGATCTCCGCAACCGCGATCATTTTCGTAGGTAAGGTATTGGACTGTCATGATTTTGCGGATTCCAGACTTTATGCTTCCGACTTCTCTCATAAATTCAGAAAAGCAAATAAGAAACAAATCGTTTCGGAAACCACATGA
- the cobJ gene encoding precorrin-3B C(17)-methyltransferase, whose protein sequence is MNETPKGKLNIVGIGPGNDSHITPAALSAIKEADSIIGYTTYINLVKHHLSGKQVTRTGMTEEITRAQTAVESAKSGQTVTLISSGDAGVYGMAGLVFEVLRKTGWKKGDSPEIKMVPGISADSSCGSLVGAPMVHDSARISLSDLLTPWTVIENRIESAAKGDFVINLYNPASGRRQRQIVEAARIIKKYRSGTTPVALVKSAYRRQENIQFSDLDHFLEFEIGMNTTVIIGSSQSFVYEGFFVTPRGYGNKYSLEDGSLKPGQNRAVSLRTENDLASKIPKESPSPNLNITKIQGAFVKTSTTVFEQEKEEEIYTQDSSVATAIKALQFLDTSHQKNETEILELRSEEKIQLLGRIGGAVLYQNDENYHLIGKLKRPTDLETFGFYNPIEQDQKWTKLNIKDHSIVSQNRFDILISFPSETSPQIIYDLFSIYRNSSISERLWDYVLDNSKKTLWENRKYADARWLGHSPEQVWSSFREKILRCD, encoded by the coding sequence ATGAACGAAACCCCAAAAGGAAAATTGAATATTGTAGGTATCGGCCCGGGAAACGATTCACATATCACTCCTGCAGCATTATCCGCCATCAAAGAAGCTGATTCCATAATAGGATATACAACTTATATCAATCTGGTAAAACATCATCTAAGCGGAAAACAAGTCACTCGCACTGGAATGACGGAAGAGATCACTCGTGCCCAAACCGCAGTGGAGTCCGCGAAATCGGGACAAACAGTAACATTAATCTCATCCGGGGACGCAGGCGTCTATGGAATGGCAGGTCTTGTATTTGAAGTGCTAAGAAAGACAGGCTGGAAAAAAGGAGACTCTCCTGAGATCAAAATGGTCCCGGGTATAAGTGCGGATAGCTCTTGTGGTTCTCTTGTAGGAGCTCCTATGGTGCACGATTCGGCCAGGATCTCACTTTCAGATCTTTTAACTCCTTGGACTGTGATCGAAAATCGTATCGAGTCTGCGGCAAAGGGTGACTTCGTGATCAATCTATATAATCCGGCTTCCGGAAGAAGACAAAGACAGATTGTAGAAGCGGCTCGTATTATCAAAAAGTATAGATCTGGGACCACACCTGTCGCGCTCGTCAAGAGCGCATATCGCAGGCAGGAAAATATCCAGTTTTCGGACCTAGATCATTTTTTGGAATTCGAGATCGGGATGAATACTACGGTTATCATAGGTTCTTCCCAATCTTTTGTATATGAAGGTTTTTTCGTAACTCCAAGAGGATATGGAAATAAATATTCTTTAGAGGACGGCTCATTGAAGCCGGGACAAAATAGAGCCGTTTCTTTGAGAACTGAAAACGATCTGGCGAGCAAAATACCGAAAGAATCACCTTCTCCTAATTTAAATATTACTAAAATACAAGGCGCGTTCGTCAAAACAAGTACCACAGTTTTCGAACAAGAGAAAGAAGAAGAGATCTATACCCAAGATTCATCCGTAGCCACTGCGATTAAAGCATTACAATTTCTAGATACGAGTCACCAAAAAAATGAAACTGAGATCTTAGAATTAAGATCCGAAGAAAAAATACAGCTCTTGGGACGTATAGGCGGGGCTGTTCTTTATCAAAATGATGAGAACTACCACCTAATCGGGAAACTAAAACGACCTACCGACTTAGAAACATTCGGCTTTTATAATCCTATCGAACAAGACCAAAAGTGGACTAAATTGAATATCAAAGATCATTCCATCGTTTCTCAAAATAGGTTCGATATTTTGATCTCTTTTCCTTCGGAAACTTCTCCGCAGATAATTTATGATCTATTCTCCATTTATAGGAATTCATCCATCAGCGAAAGACTTTGGGATTATGTTTTAGATAATAGTAAAAAAACTCTCTGGGAAAATAGGAAATATGCGGACGCAAGATGGCTGGGACATTCTCCCGAACAAGTTTGGTCCTCTTTCAGGGAGAAAATTTTAAGATGCGATTGA
- a CDS encoding cobalt-precorrin 5A hydrolase: MIQNRKPYAIYVITKHGLRTGIELFHSLNGADIFVSPKFISEAPKGSKHLSLPMEPTLRKTFMEYDCHIFVISVGAVVRMISPLLVSKKTDPAVLCIDDQAKFTICVLSGHVGRGNFFTQKISDLLENTPVITTASDVSGTLTVDILGRELGWSLEDQDRNVTRACAAVVNETKVLFLQETGEPNFWPLEKVLPKGIEYSLSLENIDPKDYEILLIASDRTNIKTETPGIYSNSVIYRPKSLILGLGCDKGIPTETVENGIRKILEEYNLSFESIKAIASVDVKKEEPAFLEISEKYGWEFTTFSPEKLDKVEGITEISKAASEYIGTRSVSEASALLLSGSAKLLVTKQKYKETEGGKNLTVAIARIPFAARSEIRSESLEKV, encoded by the coding sequence ATGATTCAGAATAGAAAGCCTTACGCAATCTATGTTATCACAAAACATGGACTAAGGACCGGAATAGAATTATTTCATTCTCTAAACGGAGCGGACATATTCGTTTCCCCTAAATTCATTTCAGAAGCTCCTAAAGGATCGAAACATTTAAGTCTTCCTATGGAACCCACACTTAGAAAAACTTTTATGGAATACGATTGCCATATTTTCGTGATCAGTGTTGGCGCAGTGGTCCGTATGATCTCTCCTCTTTTAGTCAGCAAGAAAACGGATCCTGCAGTTCTTTGTATAGATGACCAGGCAAAATTTACTATCTGTGTTTTGTCCGGTCATGTAGGAAGAGGCAATTTTTTTACCCAGAAAATTTCGGATCTATTGGAGAATACCCCCGTAATTACGACCGCTTCAGATGTTTCCGGGACTTTGACCGTAGATATTTTAGGGAGAGAGCTTGGCTGGAGTTTAGAAGATCAGGATAGAAATGTAACCAGGGCTTGCGCTGCAGTAGTGAATGAAACTAAAGTTTTATTCTTACAGGAAACAGGTGAGCCTAATTTCTGGCCCTTGGAAAAAGTCCTGCCTAAGGGTATAGAATATTCTCTCAGCTTAGAAAATATAGATCCGAAAGATTACGAAATCCTGCTGATCGCAAGCGATAGAACTAATATCAAAACCGAAACTCCAGGCATATATTCTAATTCGGTGATATACAGGCCCAAATCTCTGATCTTAGGCCTGGGCTGTGACAAAGGTATTCCGACTGAAACTGTAGAGAATGGAATTAGAAAAATATTAGAAGAATATAATCTATCTTTTGAAAGTATAAAGGCAATCGCAAGCGTAGATGTCAAAAAAGAAGAACCTGCATTTTTGGAAATTTCGGAAAAGTATGGCTGGGAATTTACGACCTTCTCTCCCGAAAAATTAGACAAAGTGGAGGGAATTACGGAAATTTCCAAAGCTGCGTCCGAATATATCGGGACTCGCTCGGTAAGTGAAGCGTCGGCACTTCTTCTTTCCGGATCTGCGAAATTACTCGTTACTAAACAAAAGTATAAAGAAACGGAAGGCGGAAAAAATCTCACGGTGGCTATCGCGAGAATTCCATTTGCAGCCAGATCGGAAATCCGTTCCGAAAGTTTGGAAAAAGTATGA
- the cobI gene encoding precorrin-2 C(20)-methyltransferase, whose amino-acid sequence MNVKTKYGKLYGVGVGPGATDLITLRAVNVLNTVPVLAIPKSSESLPSFSWRVCSPIVQENETQEKLFLHFPMTKDPKILIPAWDKAFKEIGLRLEKGQDVAFITQGDPSVYSSWSYLLEEAPERWPGIEIEIVPAVSSITAIPASLLTPLADGRERFCVLPATYGLEDLEKLIQDFDTIVLTKVGQVVPELIRILKEQNILENATYVSYGTTDRQRIVKDIESIKNETCDYFSMVVISIRRRKGILRGVSDDSE is encoded by the coding sequence ATGAATGTAAAAACAAAATACGGAAAATTATACGGGGTCGGAGTCGGCCCCGGGGCTACAGACCTAATCACTCTTAGAGCGGTAAATGTCCTAAATACCGTTCCGGTACTTGCCATTCCAAAAAGCAGCGAATCACTTCCCTCCTTTTCCTGGAGAGTATGTTCCCCTATTGTTCAGGAAAATGAAACGCAAGAAAAATTATTTCTACATTTCCCAATGACCAAAGATCCAAAAATACTTATCCCTGCTTGGGATAAGGCATTCAAAGAAATAGGTCTTAGATTAGAAAAAGGCCAGGATGTTGCATTCATCACGCAAGGAGATCCTTCCGTATACAGCTCTTGGAGTTATCTATTAGAAGAGGCTCCGGAAAGATGGCCGGGTATAGAAATAGAAATTGTTCCGGCAGTTTCCTCCATTACCGCTATTCCCGCAAGTTTACTTACTCCTTTAGCCGACGGAAGAGAAAGATTCTGTGTTCTTCCGGCAACCTACGGTTTGGAAGATCTAGAAAAGCTTATCCAAGACTTCGACACGATCGTACTGACCAAAGTAGGACAAGTAGTTCCGGAACTGATCAGAATATTAAAAGAGCAGAATATTCTAGAAAATGCAACCTATGTTTCTTATGGAACAACGGACCGCCAAAGGATCGTAAAAGATATAGAATCCATCAAGAACGAAACTTGCGATTATTTCTCCATGGTGGTCATTTCTATCCGAAGAAGGAAAGGTATCCTAAGGGGAGTTTCCGATGATTCAGAATAG
- the cbiE gene encoding precorrin-6y C5,15-methyltransferase (decarboxylating) subunit CbiE: MKAVTVIGIGDDGCVGLSSKAMGAVARARILAGGERHLDFFPQFDGERIVIKNDVVRTAEKIAELSAEHTICVLASGDPLFFGIGNLILKKVGRDHVDFIPAPSSVQNAFSKIGVKWDDASFLSLHGRPIEGFITKLQSISKVACLTDETNSPSRIAKYLLNYSETDWKAFVCENLGGKEEKVREFELETLAETRNISDLNVLILLRKDPNWKPSPFLPFLGEEEYAKRLPKKGLITKKEVRILSLAALEIRPDSLVWDIGAGSGAVSIEAARIAREGKIYAIEVDPEGIEICQQNIFSHKTDNVFLIHGKAPQALVDLPSPDCVFVGGSKGNMKEIIELSWKRLSSGGCLVANAITLDNVSEVYKTFRDMDLIPEVSLINISRGQKLADYLRYEALNPIHIFKIRKS; the protein is encoded by the coding sequence TTGAAAGCAGTTACCGTCATAGGGATCGGAGACGACGGCTGCGTCGGACTCTCCAGCAAAGCAATGGGTGCGGTTGCAAGGGCAAGAATTCTTGCAGGAGGAGAAAGACACCTGGACTTCTTTCCTCAATTTGACGGAGAAAGGATCGTCATTAAGAATGATGTAGTTCGAACAGCGGAGAAGATTGCCGAACTTTCCGCAGAACATACGATATGTGTACTTGCTTCCGGAGATCCTCTGTTTTTCGGGATCGGAAATCTGATCTTAAAAAAAGTAGGAAGGGATCATGTGGATTTTATTCCGGCTCCAAGTTCGGTTCAGAACGCTTTCTCCAAAATTGGAGTTAAATGGGATGATGCATCTTTTCTTTCATTACATGGCAGGCCGATCGAAGGGTTTATTACAAAATTACAAAGTATATCCAAGGTTGCTTGTCTCACCGACGAGACCAATTCACCTTCCAGGATCGCTAAGTATTTATTAAATTATTCCGAAACGGATTGGAAAGCATTCGTTTGTGAAAATTTAGGAGGAAAAGAAGAGAAGGTCCGTGAATTCGAATTGGAAACCTTAGCGGAAACTCGGAACATTTCCGACTTAAATGTTCTCATACTTCTTAGAAAAGATCCGAATTGGAAACCTTCTCCTTTTCTTCCCTTTTTAGGAGAAGAGGAATATGCAAAACGTCTTCCTAAAAAGGGTCTCATTACCAAAAAAGAAGTCAGAATACTTTCTTTGGCCGCACTTGAAATCAGACCTGATTCCTTAGTTTGGGATATTGGAGCAGGTTCCGGAGCGGTTTCAATAGAAGCGGCAAGAATTGCCAGAGAAGGAAAAATATACGCTATCGAAGTAGATCCGGAAGGAATAGAGATCTGTCAGCAGAATATATTCTCCCATAAAACGGATAATGTTTTTTTAATACATGGCAAAGCCCCTCAGGCCTTAGTAGATCTACCCTCGCCCGATTGTGTGTTTGTAGGAGGCTCTAAGGGGAACATGAAAGAGATCATCGAACTCTCTTGGAAAAGATTAAGTTCAGGCGGATGTTTAGTGGCAAATGCAATCACCCTGGATAATGTTTCAGAGGTTTACAAAACTTTCAGGGACATGGATCTAATCCCGGAAGTGAGCCTGATCAATATCTCCAGAGGGCAAAAATTAGCGGACTATCTCAGGTATGAGGCATTAAACCCGATCCATATCTTTAAAATTAGGAAATCTTAA